One Paraburkholderia aromaticivorans genomic region harbors:
- a CDS encoding class I SAM-dependent rRNA methyltransferase: MNTVTLKPSKEKSLLRRHPWVYANAIDRIDGNPAPGATVLVRAHDGRFLARAAYSPHSQIRARVWSFDESEPIDHAFFKRRVQRALAHRQTMVHDTGAVRLIFGEADGLPGLIVDHYVAEDEGQRSQLVCQFMAAGVEAWKEAIVAALTGATGCPNVYERSDVSIRQKEGLEQITGVLAGEAPSEALIASENGVRYHVDVRNGHKTGFYVDQRDNRLLVQQLAQDREVLNCFCYTGGFSLAALKGGAKRVVSIDSSGDALAIAQQNVAANGFDAERATWLDADAFKTLRRLYDEGERFDLIVLDPPKFAPSREHVDRASRAYKDINLTGLKLLRPGGLLFTYSCSGAIDAELFQKIVSGAAADARVDARILKRLGAGVDHPLLTAFPEGEYLKGLLLQIA, from the coding sequence ATGAATACCGTTACGCTCAAACCGTCGAAAGAAAAGTCGCTGCTGCGCCGCCATCCGTGGGTCTATGCCAACGCGATCGACCGGATCGACGGCAATCCCGCGCCCGGCGCCACCGTGCTGGTGCGCGCGCACGACGGCCGTTTTCTCGCGCGCGCGGCCTACAGCCCGCATTCGCAGATCCGCGCCCGCGTGTGGAGCTTCGACGAAAGCGAGCCGATCGATCACGCGTTCTTCAAGCGCCGCGTGCAGCGCGCGCTCGCGCATCGTCAGACGATGGTCCACGACACCGGCGCGGTGCGGCTGATTTTCGGCGAGGCGGACGGCCTGCCGGGCTTGATCGTCGATCACTACGTGGCCGAGGACGAAGGCCAGCGCAGCCAGTTAGTCTGCCAGTTCATGGCGGCGGGCGTGGAGGCGTGGAAGGAAGCGATCGTCGCGGCGCTGACGGGCGCGACCGGCTGCCCGAACGTCTACGAACGCTCGGACGTGTCGATTCGTCAGAAGGAAGGACTCGAACAGATCACCGGCGTGCTGGCGGGCGAAGCGCCGTCGGAAGCGTTGATCGCGAGCGAAAACGGCGTGCGGTATCACGTCGACGTGCGCAATGGCCACAAGACCGGCTTTTACGTCGACCAGCGCGACAACCGCCTGCTGGTGCAGCAGCTCGCGCAGGATCGCGAGGTGCTGAACTGCTTCTGCTACACGGGCGGCTTCTCGCTGGCAGCGTTGAAAGGTGGCGCCAAACGCGTGGTGTCGATCGATTCGTCGGGCGACGCGCTGGCGATCGCCCAGCAGAACGTGGCGGCCAACGGCTTCGACGCCGAGCGCGCCACCTGGCTCGACGCCGACGCCTTCAAAACGCTGCGCCGCCTCTACGATGAGGGCGAGCGCTTCGACCTGATCGTGCTCGATCCGCCGAAATTCGCGCCGTCGCGTGAACATGTGGACCGCGCGTCGCGCGCTTACAAGGACATCAACCTGACCGGCCTGAAGTTGCTGCGCCCGGGCGGCCTGCTCTTCACCTATTCGTGCTCCGGCGCGATCGACGCTGAGCTTTTTCAGAAGATCGTGTCCGGCGCGGCCGCCGATGCGCGCGTGGACGCCCGGATTCTCAAGCGGCTTGGGGCCGGTGTGGATCACCCCTTGCTCACCGCGTTCCCGGAAGGCGAATACCTGAAGGGCCTGCTGTTGCAAATCGCCTGA
- a CDS encoding lipid A biosynthesis lauroyl acyltransferase, whose amino-acid sequence MLNRLGAHLAIGLLKFLALLPYGFVARLGDGLGWLLYQIPSNRKRIVHINLSLCFPEWSAEHREEIAQKHFRHAIRSYVERSVQWFASAKKLEKLVQVDSEIDLLDPDMPPTLLLGAHFVGIEAGSVFINHALRRQCGALYQPMSNKVLDDVAKAARGRFGADMASRADSARIVLRWLRDRKPVMLGADMDYGARNSTFVPFFGVPTCTLTAVGRLAAVGHAQIVPFIGEVLPNYKGYRLKVFKPWQNYPTGDDDADARRMNAFLEEQIPLMPEQYYWVHKRFKTRPPGEPSVY is encoded by the coding sequence ATGCTAAATCGTCTTGGTGCCCACCTGGCCATCGGACTGCTGAAATTTCTGGCGTTGCTGCCGTACGGTTTCGTTGCGCGACTGGGCGACGGGCTGGGCTGGCTGCTCTATCAGATCCCCAGCAACCGTAAGCGCATCGTCCACATCAATCTGAGCTTGTGCTTCCCGGAGTGGAGCGCCGAGCACCGCGAGGAGATCGCGCAGAAACACTTCCGCCACGCGATCCGCAGTTATGTCGAGCGCAGCGTGCAGTGGTTCGCCTCGGCGAAGAAGCTCGAAAAGCTCGTGCAGGTGGATAGCGAGATCGACCTGCTGGATCCCGACATGCCGCCCACCCTGTTGCTTGGCGCGCATTTCGTCGGTATCGAGGCAGGCTCCGTGTTCATCAATCACGCGCTGCGCCGGCAGTGCGGCGCGCTCTATCAGCCGATGTCCAACAAGGTGCTCGACGACGTGGCGAAAGCCGCGCGCGGCCGCTTCGGCGCGGACATGGCGAGCCGCGCCGACAGCGCGCGCATCGTCCTGCGCTGGCTCCGCGACCGCAAGCCCGTGATGCTCGGCGCCGACATGGACTACGGCGCGCGCAATTCCACCTTCGTGCCGTTCTTCGGCGTGCCGACCTGCACGCTGACCGCGGTCGGGCGTCTGGCCGCGGTGGGCCACGCGCAGATCGTGCCGTTCATCGGCGAAGTACTGCCGAACTACAAGGGCTACCGGCTGAAAGTGTTCAAGCCGTGGCAAAACTACCCGACCGGCGACGACGACGCGGACGCCCGTCGCATGAATGCCTTCCTCGAAGAACAGATTCCGTTGATGCCCGAGCAGTACTACTGGGTACACAAGCGCTTCAAGACCCGGCCGCCGGGCGAACCGAGCGTGTATTGA
- a CDS encoding DUF484 family protein, translating to MNDREVAEYLLANPEFFAEHAEMLATIRLANPHGKAAVSLQERQMEMLRDKNKHLERRLAELLRYGHENDSIASKFNRWTIRVMAERDPYALPRTIATGLRDIFDVPQAALRVWDVAEPYAQAEFARHVGEEVRIFANSLTTPYCGANTGFEAAQWLAPSVAAVSDEGSAGHAASESAHATESIALLALRDPEGKEEAPTFGLLVMGSADARRFHDGMATDFLTQISALASAALSRLLPR from the coding sequence ATGAACGATCGCGAAGTCGCCGAATATCTGCTCGCCAATCCTGAATTTTTCGCCGAACACGCGGAAATGCTCGCGACGATCCGCCTCGCGAATCCACACGGCAAAGCCGCGGTGTCGCTGCAGGAACGGCAGATGGAAATGCTGCGCGACAAGAACAAGCACCTCGAACGCCGCCTCGCCGAACTCCTGCGCTACGGCCACGAGAACGACAGCATCGCGTCGAAATTCAACCGCTGGACCATTCGCGTGATGGCCGAGCGCGATCCGTATGCGCTGCCGCGCACGATCGCCACCGGTTTGCGCGACATTTTCGACGTGCCGCAAGCCGCGCTGCGCGTGTGGGATGTGGCCGAGCCGTATGCTCAGGCCGAGTTCGCGCGCCATGTCGGCGAAGAAGTGCGCATCTTCGCCAACAGCCTGACCACGCCGTATTGCGGCGCGAATACCGGCTTCGAGGCGGCGCAGTGGCTGGCGCCGTCTGTGGCCGCGGTGAGCGACGAGGGTTCAGCCGGCCACGCGGCGTCTGAGTCGGCGCATGCTACCGAATCGATCGCGCTGCTCGCGCTGCGCGATCCGGAAGGCAAGGAAGAAGCGCCGACCTTCGGCCTGCTGGTGATGGGTTCGGCCGACGCGCGCCGCTTTCACGACGGCATGGCCACCGACTTCCTCACGCAGATCAGCGCGCTGGCCAGCGCCGCGCTGAGCCGTCTGCTGCCGCGCTGA
- the dapF gene encoding diaminopimelate epimerase: MKLKFTKMQGAGNDFVVLDGYTQPVNLTPAQVRALADRHFGVGADQLLLVEKPTVAGVDFRYRIFNCDGGEVEHCGNGARCFVKFVRDSGLTDQRSVRVQVQKGTITLTMQENGEVLVDMGTPVFDPDRVPFATKGLEGRREGADTLWPLDVNGTTRWISAVSMGNPHAVQVVDDVEAFPVLVEGPVIERHARFPQRVNAGFMQIVGRSEVKLRVYERGAGETLACGTGACAAVAAGIRRGLLDTPVLVHTHGGKLTITWDNAQEGEPLLMAGPAATVFEGEIELPDSLADSQAA, translated from the coding sequence ATGAAACTGAAATTCACCAAAATGCAGGGCGCGGGCAACGACTTCGTCGTGCTCGACGGCTACACCCAACCGGTCAACCTGACGCCGGCGCAGGTGCGCGCGCTCGCGGACCGGCATTTCGGCGTCGGCGCCGACCAGTTGCTGCTGGTCGAGAAGCCCACGGTGGCGGGCGTCGATTTCAGGTATCGCATCTTCAATTGCGACGGCGGCGAAGTCGAGCATTGCGGCAACGGCGCGCGCTGCTTCGTCAAGTTCGTGCGCGACAGCGGCCTCACCGACCAACGCAGCGTGCGCGTGCAGGTGCAAAAGGGCACCATCACACTGACCATGCAAGAAAACGGCGAAGTGCTGGTCGACATGGGCACGCCGGTGTTCGACCCGGACCGCGTGCCGTTCGCCACCAAAGGCCTGGAAGGCCGCCGCGAAGGCGCGGACACGCTCTGGCCGCTCGACGTGAACGGCACGACGCGCTGGATTTCGGCGGTGTCGATGGGCAATCCGCACGCCGTGCAAGTGGTCGACGACGTCGAAGCGTTCCCGGTGCTGGTCGAAGGTCCAGTGATCGAACGTCATGCTCGTTTTCCGCAGCGGGTGAACGCGGGCTTCATGCAGATCGTCGGCCGTAGCGAGGTCAAACTCCGAGTGTACGAACGCGGAGCGGGTGAAACGCTGGCGTGCGGCACCGGCGCCTGCGCGGCCGTCGCGGCCGGCATCCGGCGCGGGCTGTTGGACACACCGGTGCTCGTGCACACACATGGCGGCAAACTGACGATCACGTGGGACAACGCGCAAGAAGGCGAGCCGCTGCTGATGGCAGGCCCTGCCGCGACCGTCTTCGAAGGCGAAATTGAACTGCCCGACTCACTAGCCGATTCACAGGCCGCTTAA
- the xerC gene encoding tyrosine recombinase XerC: MTAADPIAAYLSNLEHERRLSAHTLRGYTHELEELKRLAKGRPLESLTAVDIRGAVSRAHAGGLTARSISHRLSAWRAFYRWLAGRVDLPANPVATVRAPKQAKPLPKALSVDDATRLMESPPAASPEGLRDHAILELFYSSGLRLAELVGLDARFADADGYRSAGWLKLDSAEVEVLGKGNRRRVVPVGSKALEALSAWLAVRDQMVKHDPYPLFLSARGNRLSPNVVRDRVKRAALVAGIPANVHPHVLRHSFATHVLQSSGDLRAVQELLGHASITATQVYTALDFQHLAHVYDQAHPRAKKRD, encoded by the coding sequence GTGACCGCCGCCGACCCGATCGCCGCCTATCTGTCGAATCTCGAACACGAGCGGCGGCTCTCGGCGCATACGCTGCGCGGCTACACCCACGAACTGGAAGAACTCAAGCGGTTGGCCAAAGGCCGGCCGCTCGAAAGCCTGACGGCCGTCGACATTCGCGGCGCCGTTTCGCGAGCGCACGCGGGCGGCCTGACGGCGCGCTCGATCAGCCACCGGCTGTCGGCGTGGCGCGCGTTTTACCGCTGGCTCGCCGGCCGCGTCGATCTACCGGCCAATCCGGTCGCGACCGTGCGCGCGCCGAAGCAGGCCAAACCGCTGCCCAAAGCGCTATCCGTCGACGACGCCACGCGTCTGATGGAAAGCCCGCCAGCCGCATCGCCCGAAGGTTTGCGCGATCACGCCATCCTCGAACTGTTCTACTCGTCGGGCCTGCGACTCGCGGAACTCGTCGGCCTCGACGCCCGTTTCGCCGATGCTGACGGCTACCGCTCGGCCGGCTGGCTCAAGCTCGATTCCGCCGAGGTCGAAGTGCTCGGCAAGGGCAATCGGCGCCGCGTCGTGCCGGTCGGCAGCAAGGCGCTGGAAGCCTTGAGCGCCTGGCTCGCCGTCCGTGACCAGATGGTGAAGCACGATCCGTATCCGCTGTTTCTCTCGGCGCGCGGCAATCGCCTGTCGCCGAATGTCGTGCGCGATCGTGTGAAGCGCGCGGCGCTGGTCGCCGGCATTCCCGCCAACGTGCATCCGCACGTGCTGCGGCATTCTTTCGCCACGCACGTGCTGCAGTCGAGCGGCGATCTGCGCGCCGTGCAGGAACTGCTCGGCCACGCCAGCATCACCGCGACGCAGGTCTACACCGCGCTCGATTTCCAGCATCTCGCGCACGTCTACGATCAGGCGCATCCGCGCGCCAAAAAACGCGACTGA
- the metK gene encoding methionine adenosyltransferase, translating to MANDYLFTSESVSEGHPDKVADQISDAILDAILAQDKYSRVAAETLCNTGLVVLAGEITTTANVDYIQVARNTIKRIGYDNTDYGIDYRGCAVLVAYDKQSPDIAQGVDRAHDNNLDQGAGDQGLMFGYACEETPELMPLPIHLSHRLVERQANLRRDGRLPWLRPDAKSQVTVRYVDGKPHAIDTVVLSTQHSPDIDLDTLREAVIEEVIKPTLPAELIKGDIKFLVNPTGRFVIGGPQGDCGLTGRKIIVDTYGGAAPHGGGAFSGKDPSKVDRSAAYAGRYVAKNIVAAGLASRCLIQVSYAIGVAQPTSVMVNTFGTGRVSDATITRLVQEHFDLRPKGIIQMLDLLRPIYEKSAAYGHFGREEPEFTWESTDKALTLAEAAGTEPVAALAD from the coding sequence GTGGCAAACGACTATCTCTTCACTTCCGAATCCGTCTCCGAAGGCCATCCCGACAAAGTCGCGGATCAGATTTCGGACGCCATTCTCGACGCCATTCTGGCTCAAGACAAATACTCGCGTGTCGCCGCGGAAACGCTGTGCAACACGGGTCTCGTCGTGCTGGCAGGTGAAATCACCACCACCGCGAACGTCGATTACATCCAGGTCGCGCGCAACACGATCAAGCGCATCGGCTACGACAACACCGACTACGGTATCGACTACCGCGGCTGCGCGGTGCTCGTCGCATACGACAAGCAATCGCCGGACATCGCCCAGGGCGTGGACCGCGCGCACGACAACAACCTCGATCAAGGTGCCGGCGACCAGGGCCTGATGTTCGGTTACGCGTGCGAAGAAACGCCGGAACTGATGCCGCTGCCGATCCACCTGTCGCACCGTCTGGTGGAGCGTCAGGCGAATCTGCGCCGTGACGGCCGTCTGCCGTGGCTGCGTCCGGACGCGAAGTCGCAAGTCACCGTGCGTTATGTCGACGGCAAGCCGCATGCGATCGACACCGTGGTGCTGTCCACGCAGCATTCGCCGGATATCGATCTGGACACGCTGCGCGAAGCCGTGATCGAAGAAGTCATCAAGCCGACGCTGCCGGCCGAGCTCATCAAGGGCGACATCAAGTTTCTCGTGAACCCGACGGGTCGTTTCGTGATCGGCGGTCCGCAAGGCGATTGCGGTTTGACCGGCCGCAAGATCATCGTCGATACGTACGGCGGTGCCGCACCGCACGGCGGCGGCGCGTTCTCGGGCAAGGATCCGTCCAAGGTCGACCGTTCGGCGGCTTACGCCGGCCGTTATGTCGCGAAGAACATCGTGGCCGCGGGCCTGGCTTCGCGCTGCCTGATTCAGGTGTCGTACGCTATCGGCGTCGCCCAGCCGACGTCGGTGATGGTGAACACGTTCGGCACGGGCCGCGTGTCGGATGCGACCATCACGCGTCTGGTGCAGGAGCATTTCGACCTGCGTCCGAAGGGCATCATCCAGATGCTCGACCTGCTGCGCCCGATCTACGAGAAGAGCGCGGCCTACGGTCACTTCGGCCGCGAAGAGCCGGAATTCACGTGGGAATCCACGGACAAGGCATTGACACTCGCCGAAGCCGCCGGCACGGAACCGGTTGCCGCGCTGGCCGACTAA